One Bacillus sp. FJAT-52991 genomic region harbors:
- a CDS encoding competence protein ComK, protein MFDERTALKIRLEQLADSEFKVIREFNREREGIFQRLKELDAVASANREMPQEMMAVAQITSLPDKRKRGRRSENLDELRNTAISILKAQNTPIRGVELQRHIEDNTGKKIANMTTFMMALERENRRVRKLGRGLYIYDYEG, encoded by the coding sequence GTGTTTGATGAAAGAACAGCATTGAAAATCAGGCTAGAACAACTTGCTGATTCCGAGTTTAAAGTTATTCGTGAATTTAATCGGGAACGTGAGGGGATTTTTCAGCGATTAAAAGAGTTAGATGCTGTTGCTTCTGCCAATAGGGAGATGCCACAGGAGATGATGGCTGTCGCGCAAATAACTAGCTTACCAGACAAGAGGAAGAGAGGACGCCGAAGTGAAAATCTAGATGAATTGAGAAACACGGCTATTTCCATTTTAAAAGCTCAAAATACTCCTATTCGCGGAGTGGAATTGCAGCGTCATATTGAAGATAACACGGGGAAGAAAATTGCCAATATGACGACATTCATGATGGCACTTGAACGTGAAAATCGACGCGTGCGTAAATTAGGAAGAGGGCTATATATATATGATTATGAAGGCTGA
- a CDS encoding DUF6501 family protein produces the protein MNHLTWTKKETVKQVECVHTNAAKYMVNNRLTAGQTYDVKNETEEFYFVVDNKGSISGFYKDYFKDV, from the coding sequence ATGAATCATCTTACATGGACGAAAAAAGAAACAGTGAAGCAAGTAGAGTGCGTACACACAAATGCGGCAAAATATATGGTGAATAACCGTTTAACTGCTGGTCAAACATACGACGTTAAGAATGAAACGGAAGAGTTTTATTTTGTTGTTGACAATAAGGGAAGCATTTCTGGCTTTTATAAAGACTATTTTAAAGACGTCTAA